Genomic window (Chondrocystis sp. NIES-4102):
TGCACTATCTCCAGCCCTACATTCAATACCCAACGCCCCTTGTCCCACAGCATGGAGGGAAACATCAGCAGAAATAACCTGATGAATGCGATCGCTCATTCCTAATCTTTGTAACCCTGCTACCGCTAAAATAATGCCATCATATTCTCCCGCGTCCAGTTTGGCTAAACGAGTATTAACATTACCGCGAATATCTTTAAATTCTAAATGGGGATAATGATGACGTAACTGCGCTAAACGTCTGAGGGAAGATGTCCCAATAATTGAACCTGGGGGTAGGGTTTCTAATTTGTGTTCTTGGTTTTTTTCATTTACCACTAAAGCATCCGCAGGATCTACTCTTTTTGTTACGCAACCTAACATTAAACCTTCAGGTAAATTAGTTGGTAAATCTTTGAGGGAATGCACAGCAAAATCTGTTGTATTATTGAGCATCCCTACTTCTAATTCTTTGGTAAATAAACCTTTGTCTCCAATTTTGGCTAGGGGAACATCTAAAATCTTATCCCCTTGAGTACTCATCTTTTCCACCTCAAAGTCAATATTAGGGAAATGCTTTTCTAATTCCGCTTTTACCCAATATGTTTGTACTAAAGCCAGTTGACTTTTGCGTGTGCCGATCCGAACAGTACGATTATCAGTTTCAATGTTAGATGTTGTGGATGTCATAGTAAGTATCTTAAGAAAATCTAATATAATCACCCGATCTAGGGTATCGCAGTTCTTGAAGTGTATTAATTAATTTTTGTTTGTTTTTTTCCTTAAGATCTTACTTTACAGGAAAACCCCTTCAGAGTCTGATAACATTTTTACTGTTATCGTTTTTCAATAAACCCTGATGGACATTGAAGTTGACCATTATCTAATTTTATAGTTGGCAAGGCAGATTTTGTTAATTTTTGACTTTCACAAACTATTGATTGATAAGAGTCATTGAAATAATATATTCCACCGATATAACTTTTAAGATTATTTAAATTGGAAGTCGCCACTACTTGAGCTTGTTTACCATTCTCTAAAAGTTGAATTTGATAATTATAGTAATTATTGGAAGGTGAGAAGTTTAACTCCCTTTTATTGTTAGCAAACTTTGAATTTTCAAAATAATAGGCTTGTTGTTCTCTATTTATTCTACCGACAGTATTTAAGGCATCTTTTTCAATAATAGATAGTGCAACTTGAAATCCTGTTGGACATTGAAGCTCACCATCAACTAATTTAATTGTACCAGAGGGAGAATTTGTAATTTTTTGACTTTCACAAACTATTGATTTATAAGAACCATTATTATTATATGTACCTGCGAGCAAACTTTTAAGCTGTTTAAATTTAGGAGTTGCTACTACTTGAGCAAGTTTATCATTTTCTAAAAGTTGAATTTGATAATTATAGTAAGTATTAGAAGGTGAAAACCCTAATTGTTGTATATCTTTAGCAAAGTTTGAAGTTTCAAGATAATAGGCTTGTTGCGCTCTATTAATGGCATCTACACCATTTAACCCATCTTTTTGAGCATTAAATAA
Coding sequences:
- the hemC gene encoding porphobilinogen deaminase; the encoded protein is MTSTTSNIETDNRTVRIGTRKSQLALVQTYWVKAELEKHFPNIDFEVEKMSTQGDKILDVPLAKIGDKGLFTKELEVGMLNNTTDFAVHSLKDLPTNLPEGLMLGCVTKRVDPADALVVNEKNQEHKLETLPPGSIIGTSSLRRLAQLRHHYPHLEFKDIRGNVNTRLAKLDAGEYDGIILAVAGLQRLGMSDRIHQVISADVSLHAVGQGALGIECRAGDSAILDLLKVLEDVDSRDRTLAERSFLRELEGGCQVPIGVNTKIEAGHLTLTGMVASLDGQRLIKDTISGEQQNCEQLGIDLAHRLREQGAGEILAEIFAQVQRD
- a CDS encoding putative HofG-like general secretion pathway protein, giving the protein MLNYKIYNYCLILLTIFLGINKNVVNAQSNANSNQKEVLEFIDLVNQTQSSYLSESEKFADNFNDLKITPPNNLYNYNIIDNGKLVQTIATPTKNTGTKTYTGAISYNNNSLNSILCGSRIPGQFLADKIKLVNGQLQCPPGFQILLFNAQKDGLNGVDAINRAQQAYYLETSNFAKDIQQLGFSPSNTYYNYQIQLLENDKLAQVVATPKFKQLKSLLAGTYNNNGSYKSIVCESQKITNSPSGTIKLVDGELQCPTGFQVALSIIEKDALNTVGRINREQQAYYFENSKFANNKRELNFSPSNNYYNYQIQLLENGKQAQVVATSNLNNLKSYIGGIYYFNDSYQSIVCESQKLTKSALPTIKLDNGQLQCPSGFIEKR